AGACTCTCGATCATGGATCTGTTTttcagagggagagagggaggggggaagggggggatgaGCTGCATCTCTGTCCTCTCCGATCATGGATCTGTTTtccagagggagggaggaggggggggggggagggggaagatgAGCTCCATCTCCAGAGTCTCCAGTCATGGATCTGTTTtccagagggaggggggggggatgaggggatgaGCTCCATCTCCAGAGTCTCCAATCGTGGATCTGTTTtccagagggagggggggatgaGCTCCGTCTCCATCCTCTCCGATCATGGATCTGTTTtccagaggaagggagggaggcgGGCGGGGGGAGATGAGCTCCATCTCCGTCCTCTCCGATCATGGATCTGTTTtccagaggaagggagggaggcggggggggggagatgaGCTCCATCTCCGTCCTCTCCGATCGTGGATCTGTTTTCCAGAGGGCGGGACAGATCATAACGCGTGTCCGTGTTTCCGGGCTgtggtgcaggcagggtgctggcagTGGGGTGCAGCATGGGGCCCCTGATGCATTTCTGGTACCTGTGGCTGGACGGAGCCTTCCCGGGGACGGGGCTGAAGGCGCTCAGAGCCGTCCTGAAGAAAGTGCTCATCGACCAAGTGGTGGCATCGCCCGCCCTGGGGGCCTGGTACTTCCTGGGTATGgtgggaaaaagggaaaaaaagaaagaaagaaagaaaggaagtggGATTGGCCCCAAAGCTCCTGGGGGGTTTCTTGAAGCAGCTGGgcctggggtttggggggggggggggtggtttttttcGAAGTGGTGTTGAGAAGTGAGGGGGAACTGAGAAAAAATCAAGgggtaaataataataataataatagtaataataataataacaataataacaataataataaaattaataacaataataatgaaattaataacaataataatgaaattaataacaataaagaaaaataagaataaagaatttaataataaaatgaataaataataataaagataataaagaattaataaagaaaataataaagacattaataacaataatgaattaaataataataaaaataataaagataataaTGAAGAATTAATAAtaacttaataaaaataataataaagataataacaataataaagaattaaataataaagaaaataataataaagacattaataaaaataataaagaattaaacaataatgataataataaagataataatgaattaataataaagaacttaaataaataataataaagaaataataaagaaaataataataatgaaattaataacgataataaagaattaaatagtaataaagataataaataaataaataatttaataataaaataaataatagtaaagataatagcaataataaagaaataagaaaataataataatgaaattaataacgataataaagaattaaataataaagataataataaagaatttaataataaaaataaataataataaagataataataaagaattaaataataaagaaattaataataataatattgttaattattataattattattaataataataatccctCCCAACCCATTCCACGTGGCGAGATGGCTCAGTGACACTGAGGGACTGTCACCCTCCTttgatggggtgggggggggttcCTGGGGGCTGGCACTGCTCTCAACCCCTTGGTGggagtttttggggttttttttttccaccttggCTTCAGCTGAGATGAAAATTCCCACCCCAATCCTGGAGCCTGGTCCCTGCTGATGTCcctttttgtccctttttgtccctttttgtcCGCTGATGTCCCCCCAGGCATGGGCACACTGGAGGGCCAGACCCTGGAGgagagctgccaggagctgaaggagaaaTTTTGGGAATTTTATAAGGTAAATCCAATCCCCCTGGAGCAATCCCGTCCGCCTTGGGGTGCTCTGCTGGGatcaccccctcctcctcctcttctctccccccagGCTGATTGGTGCATCTGGCCAGGGGCTCAGTTGCTGAATTTCCTCTTTGTCCCCCCCAAATTTCGGGTCATTTACATCAATTTCATcaccctgggctgggacactTATCTCTCCTACCTCAAACACCGGGTGAGCAGCACCCCCCaatccccccagcaccccccagtACCCTCaaccccctcagcaccccccagcacccctcaaccccctcagcacccccaacccccccaacccccccagcacctccccaccccccagtacaccccccaaccccccccccaccctctcagtacccccccaaccccctcagcacccccaaccccccagcaccccccagcaccccccaacccccttAGTACCCCCCAACTCCCCCAGTaccccccaaccccctcagtacctccccaccccccctggaccccccaaccccctcagTACCTTCCCACCCTCAGtacccccccccaacccccccagcacccccaacccccccagtacccctcagcaccccccaagccccccagtaccccccacccccccagcaccctcaaCCCCCCCAGTACCCTCAACCCCCTCAGTACCCCCCAAcctcttcccaccccccccagcaccccccaaccccctcagcaccccccaacccccccagtaCCCCCCaatcccccagcaccccccagccccctcagtACCCCCCAACCCTCTCAGcaccccacaacccccccagcaccccccaatCCCCCCAGtaccccccagccccctcagcacccctcaaccccctcagcacccctcagccccctcagTACCCCTCAAccccccccagaacccccaaccccccccagtaccccccaacccccccagcacccccaacccccccagtaCCCCtcaaccccccagccccctcagcaccccccaagccccccagcaccccccaaccccctcagcacccccccaccccccctgtacccccagcacctccccagcaccccccaaccccccccagtaccccccaactccctcagcacccccaactccctcagcaccccccaacccccccagcaccctcccgCCCCCCCTGAACCCCCCAATccccctcagcatcccccacccccctcaaGCCCCTCACTAGccacctctcctctctcctAGCCCACTGCCCCCCCTCCTGAGGACCACCAGCTCTAGAAGAGCCTCCTGGGGACCtttccagcagcagtgagattttttttttccctttttttttggggggggggaggagggcaaACCCAcatttggggcattttgggggctCAATCCACGGCCCTTGTTAATTAACTCATCTGCTAATTGCAGCCATGGGCTGGGGGATGATTTTTAACCAGGGTagcctgttatttttttttttttttttttccatttctccacagagctgggggaggagctgccagcacccaaattttataaaaataagggTGTGAGCATCAGCTGTGACAGCAACAGAGGGGACGTGGAGGCAGTcggggtgggaagggggggtttaaatccaaattttttgacctctttccctcccacccctgaGTGCTCCCTCTGTAAACCTGGGAATCTCCCTGGATGCAAAGTGCCTCCTGCCCCCCCTCCAGGGTGGGTCCCACCACACCCAAGAACCATTTGCTAATTAAGAAATCAGTTTGTGCCCTGGTAATGACCCTGAGACCCCAGTGATCAGCattgatttatttcttcacaACATTTCTTTAATACAGTGATTTTTAGGAAATCttatcctgattttttttttttttcttggttttttttctgttttgtttttttttttctctgttttttttttttttttgacacttttgACATTTGTACAGTACAGTGTTAACTCTTTCATAAGTGAACTTCacaaaaaatacaggaaaggaggggggagggaagaagatgATGGTACCAGGgagtgggaagaggagaaagaagtgggaggaaggggggggaataatctgtaaaataaaGACACAACAttccaaggaaaaataaatagaggGGAGCAGGACCTCTGGGTCTATCAGGGAACATCCACTGAGTCACAGTCTCCACAGAAGCACAAACACAACGAGGAGCTGAACACCCTGCAGCAAATTAACCCTTCCCTCCCCAAGCTAAGATTGGATTCCAGTTGTAAGATTAGGATTCCAGTTTTAAGATTAGGATTCCAGTTGTAAAATTAGGATTCCAGTTGTAAAATTGGGATTCCAGTTGGGAAAAGTGGGATTATCCACAAAACTCCTGGGGTTCCTTTGCTGCAGCTCACTTGGGGCTGGCCCTGGATTAGTGAAattgggggggggtgttttttttatttttagacctttaaatagactttttttttttttttttttttttttttagaagtgatATTCACAAGCAAGGTTACCAcgctgaggaaaaaaaacaaaaaaatcaagaattaaATAATAATCATCATAATAATTATTAACTGCACCACCACTGCCACAGCACAGCATCACTTCCTACACCTATTTACAAGGAGTTGTTCTTATGTACAAGGAGGAAGACGGCGGGAGCATAAATTAGCATCTATTTATACAAATAAACAAGAGTTAGGAAATATCCATCCATgtggggggggtgggcagggggagcCAAGCAGCAAAGAGCCCCCCTGGGAGCTCTCTGAGCAGGCTGGGAACACAGagaaggggttttggggtcaCACTCCCTGCACCCCTTTTCCTCCAAGGGGGTTTGGGAGCAGGGGGGTGTgaggagaaattatttcagggAGGAGTGTGGAGCATTAAAAGCAgaatgggggggggagggaggtgttTACCTATCAAATAAATTAAGGGAAGGGGGGGCACAGCCTAACGGGAGAGGGGGGGCTCCTGGAGGGGCCGCAGCCCTTTGGGAGGTACCAGCAGCAAAAGCCCCCACGGGACCCCCCCTAGAAGAGGAGTGTGGGGGGTGCACTGACCAAttttggaggggagggggggggtgacCCTAGCAGGCACAGTCCTGGTGGGGGGGGGGCCTGCTGGTCAGTCAGTTGGGGACCTTGCTTGGCCCCGGTGACAGCGGGGTCGGCGGCGTCCAGGGACTCGGACATCTTCTCACAGATGATGTCAACCAAACGCTCAAAGGTCTGCTTGACGTTGATGTTGTCCTTGGCACTGGCCtcaaaaaactcaaaacctgGTGGGGATGGGACAAGGGGACAAGGAGGGGGACACAAGGACAAAAAAGGGGAcacagaaacaaggaaaaagggaCACGGAGACAAAGAGCGGGAAGGGGACGCATCAGAGCTGGAAGCTCCCAAGCCCAGGaacctcccaaaaaaaaaaataatttttttaatattctaatTATTAATCCCAAATAAATGAATTTTAGGGGGGGCACGGCTGGACCCCAGCCCTAAGGACACCCAAGTTTTGTGTCAAATCATCTCtcagtgttgggtttttttttttgatggaaagGGTGGAGCTTGCAAATGACACCAAATTTCTCCACCCCCAAAGTCATTCCTGCTATCAAACCACACTTATTACAAGGGAATTAACCCCTTAATTAAATAATCTGGGGGGAAATAGGGCTGTTTGTGTCACCCCCCCTATCAAACCAGAATTATTACAAGGGAATTAACCCCTTAATTAAATAATCTGGGGGGAAATAGGGGTGTTTGTGTCACCCCCCCCCTACCCAAGCAGCATTATTACAAGGGAATTAATTccttaattaaattatttgggGGGAAATAGGTGAGAGGGGGTGTTTGTGTCAGCCCCTTTCAAAGCAGAATTATTACAAGGGAATTAATCTCCTAATTAAATGATTTGGGGGGAaatggtggggagggggtgtttgTGTCACCCCCCCTatcaaaacagaattattacAAGGGAATTAACCccttaattaaataatttgggGGGAAATAGGGGTGTTTGTGTCACCCCCCTATCCAAGCAGCATTATTACAAAGGAATTAGGCTTCTAATTAAATGATTTGGGGGAaaagatggggagggggtgtttgTATCACTCCCCTATCAAAGCAGCATTATTACAAGCAAATTAAGATCCTAATTAAATAATCTGGGGAAAATAAGGGGAAGGGCTGTTTGTGTCACCCCCCCTatcaaaacagaattattacAAGGGAATGAACCCCTTAATTAAATTATCTGGGGGAAATAGGGGTGTTTGTGGCACCCCCCTATCAAAGCAGAATTATTATAAGGGAATTAACCccttaattaaataatttgggGGGAAATAGGGGTGTTTGTGTCACCCCCCTATCCAAGCAGCATTATTACAAGGGAATTAGGCANNNNNNNNNNNNNNNNNNNNNNNNNNNNNNNNNNNNNNNNNNNNNNNNNNNNNNNNNNNNNNNNNNNNNNNNNNNNNNNNNNNNNNNNNNNNNNNNNNNNNNNNNNNNNNNNNNNNNNNNNNNNNNNNNNNNNNNNNNNNNNNNNNNNNNNNNNNNNNNNNNNNNNNNNNNNNNNNNNNNNNNNNNNNNNNNNNNNNNNNTAGTACCCCtcaacccccccagccccctcagcaccccccccaaccccctcagcacccccagcacccccaaccccccagcaccccccagcacccccccaacccccttaGTACCCCCCCAACTCCCCCAGtacccccccacctcccccagtacccccccaaccccctcagtacctccccacccccccctggaccccccaaaccccccccggcacccccccacccccctcagcccctcactagccacctctcctctctcctAGCCCACTGCCCCCCCCTCCTGAGGACCACGAGCTCTAGAAGAGCCTCCTGGGGACCtttccagcagcagtgagattttttttttttttcttttttttttggggggggggaggagggcaaACCCCAcatttggggcattttgggggctCAATCCATGGCCCTTGTTAATTAACTCATCTGCTAATTGCAGCCATGGGCTGGAGGATGATTTTTAACCAGGGTagcctgttattttttttttttttttttccatttctccacagagctgggagaggagctgccagcacccaaattttataaaaataagggTGTGAGCATcagctgtgacagcagcagaggggacGTGGAGGCAGTCGGCgggtgggaagggggggtttaaatccaaatttttccaagctttgacctctttccctcccacccctggCTGCTCCCTCTGTAACCTGGGAATCTCCCTGGATGCAAAGtgcctcctgcccccccccccagggtggGTCCCACCACACCCAAGAACCATTTGCTAATTAAGAAATCAGTTTGTGCCCTGGTAATGACCCTGAGACCCCAGTGATCAGCattgatttatttcttcacaACATTTCTTTAATACAGTGATTTTTAGGAAATCttatcctgattttttttttttttcttggttttttttctgttttgtttttttttttttctctgtttttttttttttttttgacacttttgACATTTGTACAGTACAGTGTTAACTCTTTCATAAGTGAACTTCacaaaaaatacaggaaaggaggggggagggaagaagatgATGGTCACCAGGGagtgggaagaggagaagaggtgggaggaaggggggggaataatctgtaaaataaaGACACAACAttccaaggaaaaataaatagaggGGAGCAGGACCTCTGGGTCTATCAGGGAACATCCACTGAGTCACAGTCTCCACAGAAGCACAAACACAACGAGGAGCTGAAACACCCTGCAGCAAATTAACCCTTCCCTCCCCAAGCTAAGATTGGGATTCCAGTTGTAAGATTAGGATTCCAGTTGTAAGATTAGGATCCCAGTTGTAAGATTAGGATTCCAGTTTTAAGATTAGGATCCCAGTTGTAAAATTGGGGATTCCAGTTGGGAAAAGTGGGATTATCCACAAAACTCCTGGAGTTCCTTTGCTGCAGCTCACTTGGGGGCTGGCCCTGGATTAGTGaaattggggggggggtgttttttttatttttagacctttaaatagactttttttttttttttttttttttttttttagaagtgatATTCACAAGCAAGGTTACCAcgctgaggaaaaaaaaaaaaaatcaagaattaaATAATAATCATCATAATAATTATTAACTGCACCACCACTGCCACAGCACAGCATCACTTCCTACACCTATTTACAAGGAGTTGTTCTTATGTACAAGGAGGAAGACGGCGGGAGCATAAATTAGCATCTATTTATACAAATAAACAAGAGTTAGGAAATATCCATCCATCTGGgggagggtgggcagggggagcCAAGCAGCAAAGAGCCCCCCTGGGAGCTCTCTGAGCAGGCTGGGAACACAGAGAAGGGGTTTTTGGGGTCACACTCCCCtgcaccccttcccctcccaagGGGGTTTGGGACCAGGGGGGTGTgaggagaaattatttcagggAGGAGTGTGGAGCATTAAAAGCagaatggggggggggagggaggtgttTACCTATCAAATAAATTAAGGGAAGGGGTGGGCACAGCCTAACGGGAGAGGGGGGGCTCCTGGAGGGGGCCGCAGCCCTTTGGGAGGTACCAGCAGCAAAAGCCCCCACGGGACCCCCCTAGAagaggggtgtggggggtgCACTGACCAAttttggaggggaggggggggtgacCCTAGCAGGCACAGTCCTGGTGGGGGGGGGCCTGCTGGTCAGTCAGTTGGGGACCTTGCTTGGCCCCGGTGACAGCGGGGTCGGCGGCGTCCAGGGACTCGGACATCTTCTCACAGATGATGTCAACCAAACGCTCAAAGGTCTGCTTGACGTTGATGTTGTCCTTGGCACTGGCCtcaaaaaactcaaaacctgGTGGGGATGGGACAAGGGGACAAGGAGGGGGACACAAGGACCAAAAAAGGGGAcacagaaacaaggaaaaagggaCACGGAGACAAAGAGCGGGGAAGGGGACGCATCAGAGCTGGAAGCTCCAAGCCCAGGAacctccccaaaaaaaaatcatttttttaatattctaatTATTAATCCCAAATAAATGAATTTTAGGGGGGGCACGGCTGGACCCCAGCCCTAAGGACACCCAAGTTTTGGTGTCAAATCGTCTCtcagtgtggggtttttttttttttttgatggaaagGGTGGAGCTCGCAAATGACACCAAATTTCTCCACCCCCAAAGTCATTCCTGCTGTCAAACCAGAATTATTACAAGGGAATTAATcctttaattaaataatttgggGGGAAATAGGGGTGTTTGTGTCACCCCCCCCCTATCAAACCAGAATTATTACAAGGGAATTAACCCCTTAATTAAATAATATGGGGGGAAATAGGGGTGTCTGTGTCACCCCCCCCTATCAAACCAGAATTATTACAAGGGAATTAACCccttaattaaataatttgggGGGAAATAGGGGTGTTTGTGGCACCCCCCTATCCAAGCAGCATTATTGCAAGGGAATTAACTccttaattaaattatttgggGGGAAACAGGTGAGAGGGGGTGTTTGTGTCAGCCCCtttcaaagcagaattttaacaAGGGAATTAATCTCCTAATTAAATGATTTGGGGGGAAATGGTGGGGAGGGAGTGTTTGTGTCACCCCCTCTatcaaaacagaattattacAAGGGAATTAACCccttaattaaataatttgggGGGAAATAGGGGTGTTTGTGTCACCTCCCTATCCAAGCAGCATTATTACAAGAGAATTAGGCTCCTAATTAAATAATCTGGGGGAAAATAAGGGGAAGGGCTGTTTGTGTCACCCCCCCCTatcaaaacagaattattacAAGGGAATTAACTCCTTAATTAAATTATCTGGGGGGAAATAGGGGTGTTTGTGGCACCCCCCTatcaaaacagaattattacAAGGAAATTAACCCCATAATTAGATTATTTGGGGGAAAATAGGGGTGTTTGTGGCACCCCCCTATCCAAGCAGCATTATTACAAGAGAATTAGGCTCCTAATTAAATGATTTGGGGGGAaatggtggggaggggggttCG
This region of Heliangelus exortis chromosome 28, bHelExo1.hap1, whole genome shotgun sequence genomic DNA includes:
- the MPV17L2 gene encoding mpv17-like protein 2 translates to MLSRGRQLLRRVSPRLSGHLLLVTNTATCGALLATGDTLQRAWQHRHRPDTESQLARTGRVLAVGCSMGPLMHFWYLWLDGAFPGTGLKALRAVLKKVLIDQVVASPALGAWYFLGMGTLEGQTLEESCQELKEKFWEFYKADWCIWPGAQLLNFLFVPPKFRVIYINFITLGWDTYLSYLKHRPTAPPPEDHQL